The stretch of DNA AATTTACTTGCATTGATAATGTAAGGAAGTGTGAATCCATCCCAAGTTCGATTTAAATGTATGATCGTTCAAGTCCAGTGGCCTGAGGTAATTAGCTGTATCTTGTTTGGATTTTAAGATGCACCCTATTTCTAGTTATGTATGTGATGCTTTGAATTTTAgtcttttttctttttggtcTGAGTTGTTTATGCCTGTGTGGGTGAGTTTTAATTACTGCACTGCACAGGCAGGTAGAGGCCAGAAATCCATCAATTGTATGCCCTGCTCCAGGACGTACATTGGCGATGAATATCTCTACACCTTCACTGACCAGCTTGCTCCCCACCGTGGCTTAGCTGAAATGTCTGACTCTGGTGAATTGTGCAAAGGACTTACTGATGCTGTTGAAGTGCCTACACTCTCAGAACTGCACCGGCAACTGGTTGGTGAAGGTTCTCACCGTCGTCTAGTCTATTCTGTGAAATTTGGTGCCTGTCAAGATGCCATGGTTAATTTCCTTGATGGCTATGATGCCCATCTGGTGATAATTGAGAAGCTCCCGAATGGGGTGTTTGCTGACCCATTTGAGCTACAGCATTTTGTTGAGCACAAAGGTGAATTCTAACTCTGAGGAAGACTGCAACTGCATTTTTATTTGCATTCTAATAAGTTTTTCTATAATCTTGCAGTTTTCCTTGATGTTGCTGTTTTCGGAGACACCAACCTTGAACTACCCTCAGCTCTGTCCAACCGGTCAACTGTTGAGATTCATTTTGATCTCAGGCCAAGCACTTTAACAAACTGTAACATTGTAATAGACCTGCCTCTCCATGCTAGATACCCGGTAAGGTCCTATAGACTACCATTGGCAATAATAAACACTATTAATTTGAATTATTTGGCTCCTGCTACCTGTCATAGAAAACATCACTTGTTGTCCTTTTGCTTGTAACCTATAGCTATGGATATGCTGTTATACCGAAAATTCTGTCTGCAAATCCAGCATTCAGGTTTTGCCTTATCAAGTGAGAAATTGATGTGTATGAATGTATTATAATATTCAACAACTTGGCGGTAGTTAGTGGTACATGATTTCCGTGATGGACCTTAAATAATGCATGCTGAAACATAAAAGCCTTCTATGTTGGGGCACATTGATACATAATAATAGTGGATATATGCTTCCCACTCCCTTTGACATGTTTTAGAACATGGGCCTAATAGATAGAGATAAACTGTCCTGCAACTTTAATAATTTCTGATTAGTTTTGCTTCAGTGTACAGATAATATCTCACCAGTGTCTATGGATTTATGCAACTGTTAAGGACCATCCCTTGTGCATGCTACCTTAAAACTTTCCAAGAAATTTCAGAAAAAATACATTCTCGCACTGCTTAGAATTCTGATGGACTAGGTCCTGGAAAAATAACTTCAGCTTTGTAGTCAGCCGGGAGACAGGAAATGAGAACTGGATGATTTGCGCGAGTAACAAACTGAAAATAACTATCGTCATATAGTTGTGGTTTACATGTTCTGTGATGCTGCAAAAATGCCTGAATTGCACATGGTGTTCTGAAATTTAAAATACATTTCCTTCTTTATCTTGGTCAATTCCTCATAGGCATATTTAGTACAATCAATCGTCACTGAAGAGACTCTTCACTCTTGGTTGACTACTGACTTTGATGTTTGATTGCAGCCTCTTGATGCCAGCGAGCATGCAACAGTCGAGTTTGGTAGCCCAGATTTGCTCCTACGCTACAGAAAAAAAGAAATCCGTTCCGAGTCCTGTTTGTGGGCGCTTAAGAATCTCGAAGCCGCACCTGTGGAGAAAGCTGCGTGGCGGGTACCCTGTGGAGATGAAGCCCACATAGGATTTGTATCTAGCATTACCTTTCTCTCTGCTCTTGTCTGTTCCATGTCCATTGTCCTAGCCGCTCTAGTTTTTTGATGTCTTGGGCTCCAGGCAAAACTGGAATGAAGTAAAGAATGATGTTGGGAACCTTATATTCTTGTTGATCAAGCGATCCGCAGAGCAAAACATGCCACAACTAAATGATGCATAAATTTACACCTGCAGACGCTCCTCAATCAGATGGGACTGTATATAGTTGCAAAACAAAAACTGGACAAAACAAAAGTAGCCACGGTGTGGGATTTTACCTCAAAACAGAGCCATGGAACCTGGTGACAAGCACCAAAAGAGCCTAGAGAAATCTGGCGTGCCAATCACCGTCCCTCTCAGCTCTCTGATCATGACGAGCATGCTTCCCTTTTGACTGTGCACTGGAGAAAGGAGTAGCTAGGCGACGCAAGCCTGTCCCAGTGTTCAGCACCTCAGCATGGCAAATTGGCATTTCCACGAACACCTCGCGGTCGTCCGAGATGGGCAAGAACATCAGGCTCCAAGACCCACCTCGTGGGCACAGcagctggctggctggctctgCATCCATGATGGCAGGCACGGCGGATCCCTCGCGCGCATTGCTCTCTCCCATCACAAAACAGCAGGCGTTGCCCCTGCACAGAGCACAGTGGCAACGGATTTGTTCAGATCAGATCGATGCAGCTGTGGTCTGATGGAGGATCAAGGATGCGCCACTTTTTTAACCCAAACGATCCATccattcctctctctctctctctctctctctctctctccaacaGAACAAAACTCAATTCATGGAGAGCTTGCTCATGGGATGGGGCTCCGGGCTCCCGGCGGACGGgcggggagggcggcggcggcggacgggcggAAGGAGTAGCCAACCTGACCAGGGTGCTATATGCAAAATTCAGGATCCTAATTATAAATATTTGGATTgtgattaataatcgcgatccaaatatttACATATAAACCCCTACATAGTTtcaatattcggatcgcgattattaatcgcgatccgaactAGGGGGCATTTTGTGAATATTACAAGCCAATCCAGGGCTTTCTGCGAATACAGCCACCACCACCGTCGACGGTGGGGATCCTCCGCCAGGAAAACCGCAGCAGGTTCTTTGCCTAGGACAACCTCCACTCGAGGCCAAACCGTCTCTGCTTTAGTTACCAAGGTCCGGGAGCACGCGGCACCGGCGTCACTCCGTCGCTTCACCGCTTGACTCGCCGGAGCGCCGGCGCGATCCGGCCATACCGTCCAGCCGCCTCGTGCAGGCGGCAACAGGCATCCAATCCAACGATCCAGTGATCAATCGAAGTCAAGTACTTCGGTGGAACAAACGAATCACTTGTGAAGAACCGATCACTTGCATTGCCAAGGTGAAGGATCTCACCTTTCTGACTGCAGCTGCATGAGCCAAATTTTGGCACTACTGATTAGGAGCTATTTGTTCTTTGTGATATCACACAACATGTACTCATCATCATGTATCATTAGATGTTGCTTATTCATTTGACAAACAACACAATTTACGGCCCAGGCCCGATTCAGCCCGGCACTATTAGCCCAGCCCGATTGGCCCGATTACTTAACCGTGCCGGGCCGGGCTGGCCCACGTGCCGAGACCTCAGCCCAGGCACAGCATGAAGGCCTTCTTTCCGTGTTGGGCTGGCCCGATTATCCATTTGGGCTCTGCGTGTTGTGCTAGCCCGCAGCCCGTCATCCTCTCCACCATTTCATCTTCCCATAATTTCATCGTCCATTTCAATTCCACAAGTAAAAATTTGAAGTTTCaaacatacacatacacatagaCAGAAACATACACTGATGCACATCCAAACTTTCAAACATACATATCCAAACATTCACACATAGACATTGAGAAGAACAACATATATTAACTTGAGATGTTTTATTTGCTGCCTCATTAAAAATCTTTATAGGTAAAACCTCATACCGCATGGGGAGAAAACCctacaaaggaaaaaaaaaaggaaaaaaacggGTACAACCAGCTCTAAATTGTTCAAATACATCACTTCAAGTTCAAGTTCTGGACAACGTGTCCACACCAGTACACCACAAATCATATTACATAGATTCTTCGTCAAGAAACAAGTTCTGGGAAGagtcttcgagttcttgatcctCCACGGAATCCTGAAGTCTTGCATCTTCTAGCTTCCAATCCTTCACTAGAGCTAGCATCTCCACCATCTCAAGGCCCAGACGCCGTCACCGCTCCTCGATGATCCCGCTAGTAGTATTAAAAGCAGATTCTGACAATATTGTAGAAACAGGCACAATCATAACCTCTCTTTCTAGGATTGAAAGAACAGGATATGGTAGTTTTTGCTCATGCCACCAGTTCAAAATGTTGAAATCATTGTCGTACTGATTAACAGTATCACTGTCCAGGTAGGCAGAAAGTTCAGAAGCATCAGCTAGACAAGCACCAGAACTAGCAGCCTGCAGCAAGGCACTAAGCACATGACCTCCTATGCAAGGAGGGAGAACCACCAAGCCCAGCACCAAGACCAGCAGAACTAGCAGAACTAGAACCAGCACCATCATCCTCAAAGATCTTATCCCACAGATAAATACAAGCAAACATTTGATATGACTACCAACTCCTTTGCAAGTCAAGGTCAAATGGGCATACTAAATCCACATTCAAGGCAACGCAATCCGTGGCATTTCATTGGCTGATGCATCCTGGTTTCTTTGGGGTTAGCAGAACTTTCTTGCCATGTAGCTAGCATCTCAAGAACATCCACAGAGgtattttcatttttttttcccTCTTTCCTTTTAGATACAGTCACCTAATCCAGAAAGGATTTCTTTTTTGAAGCCTGCTTTATAGATGATTGTGAGAAGTTTCCATGCAGACCACAGCTAATAATTTGTACTAAGTGCGTTATCAGGGTGTGCATGTGTACGGCAGCGTGTGCAGTTGTTGCAGCCAACGACTTGACAGAGATGTCGCCACAGCAACGGCTATTAGCCTATTATAAATGGTCACCAGCAGTCCTTCGTCAGCATGAATACCGTCATATATAAATGGTCGATGCTGCAATACCCTGGTGGCGACGCCGACGAACAAGCACAAACGCACAAGGAACGAAGAAAGGACAGGGGCAGAGCATGATGCGTTTCCACGCGTTGTTCATCAGCTGATCAAATTTGTTCTGAATCGCTGTGTCGATCATATCCCCAGTCCAAGCATTCACCTGCACATGCAAGATTGGTAGAATAAGTAATAGAATACTTAACAGAAGACCTGATGCTGGCTAGTTTAGGGTACGACTAACCCGAGTAGCAGCCGTCTCTTGTCATTCTAAAATGGAGCAGATGACCTTACTTTTGTCCTTTGCCTTGGCGAGGTTCATCAAATGGTCGCCCAATTAGGCCTTAAATACTAGCTAATTAAGAGCGCCATTGCTTGCTTCTAACTCATCTCCGGGGAAGCCTTGCTACTGGCCGGCGATTGCTTAGCTTCTAACTCATCTCGCCTCGCTCCGCCTTGGGCAGCATGGAGAAGATCACTGGTGCCGTGCTCAACAAGATCAAGGAGCTCCGCGCCACCAAGGCGGACACCATGACGAAGACGGAGAGCAGCATGCTGGAGAATCTAACGCACAGCAACAGGAGGCCTACGACGAGCGCTTCATGAGACGGTTCAGGACGATCGAGAACACATTCGTGTACGATCCAGAAGTGGGCACCCTTGCGTACGGCCGCAGTCCTCCGCCCCCACGGGTGGTTTAAAGGTAACTTGCATTGATCTCCACACCACTGATTTTTCAGTGTTTAATTATTATACTAATTAATTACCACTTGGCTTCTTTCTTCAGAGGGAGATTGCATTGTTGGCTtgttgcataataaattaaataatgaaattgtattaaactATGTCAGTATCTGTTCGACAGGCTTCACACAGTTCAGCTTGTTTGAGTTGAAGGTCGCGACGAATAATTTCTCGAAGAAGAAACGCACAGGAAAAGGTGGTTTTTGCAATGTCTACAAGGTACACACTtattatatataatatatactTCCGTCCACAAATGTAAAGCATTGCTATACCATTGGAATCAAACAGGTAGTTTTTCTTTTATTGATCTTTGGTTCAGAACAACTACGGGTAGTGAAGCATCCAGCTGTGAGGCTTATGGCTAATGCTGTTACTGATCCttagagataaacaaaatggaTGCTCAGATGTAGTTGcttattttgagaatttttaCGCTTCCCCGGATATTCTTGGTCCTAGGATTTCTGTGGTGCCTTGGACACTAGCTCTTGTTCTTGTATATTTTATAATAAGATGTCACGAACCCATCATTTGACTCTGTGCTCATTACTTTTTAGGGTCGATTACACGATGGGCGTGTGGTTGCCATCAAGAAACAAGCACCCGACCCTCCATCACGTGATGAGAAAGAGAAACACATATACAATGAAGTTAATATTGTTTCAGAGACTAGCCACAAAAATATAGTTAGATGTCTGGGATACTGCCATGAAATCAAAGTGGCTTTGGCTTGCTTGGATGATGAATACGCTGGAGATAAACAACCGACTTATTGTTTCGTCGAAGAATACATGCGAAATGGGAGCATGTACGGCTTTATTACTCAAGGTAGTATATGCATTGCTGCCGAAATACAAATTACAGTTCACCGCCAGAAAAAGATGCATCTCCTAACCCTTTGTAAATTTATTTGTCTCTAACTTATAGTTGCCTGTACATGGCTATATGCATCTTCTGTAATTTGCAGGCAATGTTAAGTGGCCCACTCGCTTCCAAATAATTAAAGGGATTGCACGAGGCATACACTACCTACATAAGCAACGCATTGTCCATTTGGATATGAAGCATAGGAACATTCTCTTGGATTGTAACATGAACCCTAAGATTAGCAATTTTGGGACAGCTAAAAGGTTGGGCCATGATGATGAGATCACTTGGCACACCGTAAGACCAGTCATTCTAAAATACTCCCTCTGATTTCAAATCTAGGTCTTTTTACTAGATTCGCCATGTTACACACCTTCATAATATATAGCTATCTATTTAAAACAATTTTACAAAAATTGCAAACCATGTCATATTGGAGGAATGGAGACTCTATTGTTGTCCTGAACGACTTGCATTCAGAACCAGAGGAGCATGGGCCCAAGATGTGCATATATATAGCACTTTTCAATTTTGATTTATTTATCTTCTCTTACATCATTTCATTTTACTTAATCATTCAGGGGATTTATAGCTCCAGAGTACGTACATGAACATATTTTATCGATGAAGTGCGATGTGTACAGTTTTGGCGTCACTCTCCTTTGGACCATCAGTGATATGTGTGGATGTGAACCACCACCTGCCGAAGATTTAGTTCAATAGGTAAGTATTGCTCGTTGTATAACATCTATGTTTGTGATATCAATTTACAAGTCATAACATATATACCACTGGAGTTGATTTCAGGCTTGGACGGTTCGGCAGGAAGCTAGACGAATGGAGGAGTTGATTGATCCATCACTGTGTGACGAGTCTCAGCTAATGGCGGTCAAGATGTGCATGGAGGTAGGATTGCTGTGCACCCAGCTTGATCGGAATGATCGACCCACCATGGCAGATGTTCTTGCGATGCTGAATGGGAGGAAAGAGTTGCCGGACCCAAAGAATCCAGCAGGCACATCTGGTCCAAGAAAGGGCCGGAGAAATCGGATGGGTGCTAGGGCGCTTCAGAAGAATCCTGACACCTCATCAAAGAGAATGCCGAGAAGATCTCGAGCTCCGCATCATCGCCAACACAACAATCCAGCAAGAGATGATGAGCCATATGCTAGTTCGCGGGAGATGGCAGGATTGGAGGCAGATGCAATCTCTCCCTCGGAATCTCCCTCATTGCCTGCCAGTTCGGTGAACCAGATTGAGAAAGTAAGGAGTGCTGGAGAAAGTTATGATCATAAGCACAGAGAACCAACGAATCCACAACCTGACCAGGGAATAAGAGGATTCAGAAAAACGTGAGACATAGGTCAACCTCTGCAAAATTGTCCGCAGATGGCATTGACGATAGCTGAAAATGGAATTCAATGGAGCAGGACAGAGAGCAATGGGGGAAGGGGTCATGGCGTCAGACGGGGTCGTGGCGGTGGCCGAGGTGGTGGCAAACGGAGACCACCTGGCTGGTTCGACCAGGGAGATCAATACCAAAATCAAGGTTCCAGAATCAACCAGAGGGGGCCTTCTCCAGCTTCTTGTCGACCTATGCATCAGGAGATGAGGAGCCAACAACCTCAAGCTCAGGCACAAACTCAAGGCAAGCAGATGCGAGCTCCTCCAGCTCAAACAATCAGTACTGCTGTGATGAATGCGGGGGGAAAAATTGAGGTAGGAAGATCCAGTAAAGCTACCGAGAAACTGACTCAACCTAAATGCAGATTGTGTTTTATCTGCAGCAAAGAGGATCATCAGGTGGAGGAATGTCCTGTGAGAAAACGTGGCCACCGGTATGCTACATATGTGGGATCTGCAGCCAATGGGCTAGGTTTCTACAATATTGAAGTTCCTGAAGTGCATGAACCACAACTGATTGATCTCAGAAACTGTGGGAAACTTTTCATAGAAACTGGTGAGATAACCGTGGAAGAATTAAGGTGGGAACTTGCTAGAAGTTTCAACCCCAATTGGCCATGGCAGATAAGACAACTTGATGAACAGTGTTACTTAGTGAGATTTCCTCCAAACAAGAAAGTGGAAGACTTAGCAGACTTTGTATCTTTCAATCTCCGTAGAGAAGGTGTTTCAGAGAGAGTAGAAGTGTGGAACGGAGATCTTGAACCATACTCTGAGCTAAAAGAGACATGGGTTCAACTGAGAGGGATCCCTCCTAAATGGTGTACCTGGGAAGTATTACATCAGTTTGCTTCATGCTATGGGCTGCTTTTAGATGTGCATTGGGAAGGAGTGATCCAGAGCTTTGGTGAGGTGGTTAGAGTCAAGATTTCTTGCAGAGATTGCACGGACATTCCTAGACAAAGGCTATTTGGTATGAATGGGAAACTATATCTAATGTCGGTTACCATAGAACCTCCTATAGCTGCTGTACAGAATGGCATGGGAACAATCTACAATGATGATGAAACAGATGACTGCGGACCAGATGTACAGCACATTGAAGATTAAATGGACACCTTTCAGAGGAACATACAAGATATTGCAAACAGAGAGTGCAACTGTTACTATAGCTGATTGAAATTTTGAAATATGTTAGATGTATTGATCGTAACTTTATGGAACACTTCATCCATTTTTTTCCTGAAATTTAAGAGTTCTGAACTGCATTTCATGTCTTCAAGAAGCTTCAAATTATCTCTGAGTGTAAATCGTGATCAACTGAACTTTGAAACTTCGTGGAAATGCTTTCATGATTTTCAGATGATACAGTTACTTCCATTTTCAAAGAAAGAGACAATgttatattacaaatacatgaagtAATACCTCAATCGGATGGAAGCATTGGAAAACAGATATTGTGCAAAAGCAAAGACTGACAAAAGCAGAGATAGCACATTGGAATTTACCTCAGAGCACTGGAACCTGGTGCAGCATCACTGCGTCAGAAGCCCAAAAGGGCCCAGAGAAATCTGGCACATGAATCACCATCTCCTCTCACCATCACGAACATGGTTTTACTGTTGATTGTGCCCTGGAGTAGCCAGGCGATGCAAGCCTGTACGAGATTGTTAACTCCTCGGCATACGGCATGGCACTGACACTGCATAATCCTTGTTGGTCCAGAATTCCAACGAGATCGAGCTATGCAAGAGGGGCAGCGGCTGAGCGGCCTCCTAGACTGCATCCTCCAATTTGAGCACGGCGCCTGAAACTGTGTCACGCTCAGCCATCCCCGTCCAAGCATTTCCACGAACACCTCACGGCCGTCTGAGATGGGCGAGAAACATCAGGTTCCACTCCGTCTCGTGGGTGGTTGCAATAGCTGGCTCTGGATCTCTGATCGAAAACACGGCAGCGCACCGTCTGCGGCTCCAGGCGAAGCACCGGCCGGCTGCCGGCCACGGCGAACATCTAGGTCCGAAAGCGGCCGAAGCTCCGGGACGccacgcggcggccgccgccctggCCACTGGACTCCTCGCTTGCTGACGAGCTATTCCGCGCAGTTTACGGAGAGCTCGTTGATGCTAGGTCCTGGATGTGGGAACGGTGGCTGGGATAACGCTAGGCGCTGCCGGCGGAcgggcgcggagggcggcggcggccgacaGATGGGAGGAGGAGCCAACCCCGACCGGGGTGCTATATGCAAAATTCAGGGTGGTAATTACAAATATTCGGATCgtgattattaatcgcgattcAAATTAGGGGGTATCTGAAAATTTTAAGGGATTATATATAAATGTACGGATCGAGATTATAAATTACGATCCAATATAGGGGGTATTTTGGAAATATATTTATTACAATCGAACCTGGGGGGTCGTTTGCGAATATCCCGCGACGGCTGCTTCTTCGCCTCACGCCGCGGCTCGCCGACcgtctctccctccctctccctccctcctcccagCCTCCCGTCCGGCGGTGGCGGAGCGTCATCTCGTACGACGGTCGACGGTGTGCGCCCGCACGCTGGAGGCGAATGAACGGCTACTAGCAGGAGGGCAGAGCAGGGCATGGCAGAAATCAGAAATGGCCGGCGGTGCCCAAGCTCAACCGAGATATGGCTCGCCGCAACGGCAGAGACCTCAATGTCGCCGCTTCCTCAACGAGGAAAAGTTGTGctaggatttttttttctttttggggTTTGCCTGCACTGATGAATGGTGATGGGATTTGTTTGCTGAATTGCTGAGCATAGGGGCGCTCAACCAACGCAAGCACTGCCGAGATGGCTCTGTGCGAGATATCAAGACAAGAATCCAGCATTTTTCAGGGCGTTTGTCCCTCACgattttctctttcttttcatGAATCAGAACATGCTGCTTTGTCCAGACGAcatagggcctgtttggatccacccctaaatggcaaaagggcaaatggtaaaatttttgctcctatcacatcagatgtttggacgctaattagaagtattaaatatagtttaattaaaaaac from Panicum hallii strain FIL2 chromosome 3, PHallii_v3.1, whole genome shotgun sequence encodes:
- the LOC112884025 gene encoding phosphatidylinositol-glycan biosynthesis class X protein — its product is MAVAGGPCLLAVALAAAWISAAAASSSPEPAGRGQKSINCMPCSRTYIGDEYLYTFTDQLAPHRGLAEMSDSGELCKGLTDAVEVPTLSELHRQLVGEGSHRRLVYSVKFGACQDAMVNFLDGYDAHLVIIEKLPNGVFADPFELQHFVEHKVFLDVAVFGDTNLELPSALSNRSTVEIHFDLRPSTLTNCNIVIDLPLHARYPPLDASEHATVEFGSPDLLLRYRKKEIRSESCLWALKNLEAAPVEKAAWRVPCGDEAHIGFVSSITFLSALVCSMSIVLAALVF